From Apteryx mantelli isolate bAptMan1 chromosome 30, bAptMan1.hap1, whole genome shotgun sequence, the proteins below share one genomic window:
- the CIST1 gene encoding uncharacterized homolog isoform X2 gives MVASPSSSAGSATATASPSGLAMVSSPSSTAVVPPSGSATASSPPGSATAPPSGSTTASSPSGSTTASSPPGSSTVPPSGSTTASSPPGSSTVPPSNSTTASSPPGSSTVPPSGSAVAPAPSSPGHPESAPAPSSPPPAVSRSPEDTSADPAGSSAPALHPAAGTMATEVQPPAKTNPGLIVVVCLFVAVLAAGAAVLLVRLCRRGRPRFRRLDEVPLGKVTEGSPFARYPPR, from the exons ATGGTGGCGTCTCCATCCAGCTCAGCTGGCTCAGCAACAGCTACAGCATCTCCGTCTGGCTTGGCCATGGTGTCATCTCCATCCAGCACAGCCGTGGTGCCTCCGTCCGGCTCGGCCACAGCATCGTCTCCACCTGGCTCAGCCACAGCGCCTCCATCCGGCTCAACCACGGCATCATCTCCATCTGGCTCGACCACGGCATCGTCTCCACCCGGCTCATCCACGGTGCCTCCATCCGGCTCAACCACAGCATCATCTCCACCCGGCTCATCCACGGTGCCTCCATCCAACTCAACCACAGCATCGTCTCCACCTGGCTCATCCACGGTGCCTCCATCCGGCTCGGCCGTGGCACCTGCCCCATCTTCGCCTGGGCACCCCGAGTCCGCTCCTGCGCCGAGCTCTCCCCCGCCAGCCGTGAGCCGCAGCCCCGAGGACACCTCGGCCGATCCAGCCGGCAGCTCGG ccCCGGCGTTGCACCCGGCAGCGGGGACCATGGCCACCGAAG TGCAGCCCCCCGCCAAGACGAACCCCGGCCTCATCGTCGTCGTCTGCCTCTTCGTGGCGGTgctggcggcgggagcggcggtgcTGCTGGTGCGGCTGTGCCGGCGCGGGCGCCCCCGGTTCAGGCGCCTGGACGAGGTGCCCCTG GGCAAGGTGACGGAAGGGTCCCCCTTCGCTCGCTACCCGCCCAGGTGA
- the LOC136994553 gene encoding 3',5'-cyclic-AMP phosphodiesterase 4D-like encodes MLPSPAPSPRGSPRGSPVLFRKLLMNQSIRLQRRFTVAHPLGFDLENGPSGRGSLDPQASPGSGLVLQGTFAHGQRRESFLYRSDSDYDLSPKAMSRNSSIASDL; translated from the exons ATGCTGCCCTCGCCGGCCCCGTCGCCCCGCGGCTCGCCCCGCGGCTCGCCCGTCCTCTTCAGGAAGCTCCTGATGAACCAGAGCATCCGCCTGCAGCGGCGCTTCACCGTGGCGCATCCCCTCGG CTTCGACCTGGAGAATGGCCCGTCGGGCAGGGGCTCGCTGGACCCCCAGGCCAGCCCGGGCTCGGGGCTGGTCCTGCAGGGCACCTTCGCCCACGGCCAGCGCCGCGAGTCCTTCCTCTACCGCTCCGACAGCGACTACGACCTGTCCCCGAAAGCCATGTCCCGAAACTCCTCCATCGCCAGCGACCTGTGA
- the CIST1 gene encoding uncharacterized homolog isoform X1, whose translation MRLPPGSLSGSVTDGSDSPRKRSGSASVSPPDLAMVASPSSSAGSATATASPSGLAMVSSPSSTAVVPPSGSATASSPPGSATAPPSGSTTASSPSGSTTASSPPGSSTVPPSGSTTASSPPGSSTVPPSNSTTASSPPGSSTVPPSGSAVAPAPSSPGHPESAPAPSSPPPAVSRSPEDTSADPAGSSAPALHPAAGTMATEVQPPAKTNPGLIVVVCLFVAVLAAGAAVLLVRLCRRGRPRFRRLDEVPLGKVTEGSPFARYPPR comes from the exons GATCAGCTAGCGTGTCTCCACCGGACTTGGCCATGGTGGCGTCTCCATCCAGCTCAGCTGGCTCAGCAACAGCTACAGCATCTCCGTCTGGCTTGGCCATGGTGTCATCTCCATCCAGCACAGCCGTGGTGCCTCCGTCCGGCTCGGCCACAGCATCGTCTCCACCTGGCTCAGCCACAGCGCCTCCATCCGGCTCAACCACGGCATCATCTCCATCTGGCTCGACCACGGCATCGTCTCCACCCGGCTCATCCACGGTGCCTCCATCCGGCTCAACCACAGCATCATCTCCACCCGGCTCATCCACGGTGCCTCCATCCAACTCAACCACAGCATCGTCTCCACCTGGCTCATCCACGGTGCCTCCATCCGGCTCGGCCGTGGCACCTGCCCCATCTTCGCCTGGGCACCCCGAGTCCGCTCCTGCGCCGAGCTCTCCCCCGCCAGCCGTGAGCCGCAGCCCCGAGGACACCTCGGCCGATCCAGCCGGCAGCTCGG ccCCGGCGTTGCACCCGGCAGCGGGGACCATGGCCACCGAAG TGCAGCCCCCCGCCAAGACGAACCCCGGCCTCATCGTCGTCGTCTGCCTCTTCGTGGCGGTgctggcggcgggagcggcggtgcTGCTGGTGCGGCTGTGCCGGCGCGGGCGCCCCCGGTTCAGGCGCCTGGACGAGGTGCCCCTG GGCAAGGTGACGGAAGGGTCCCCCTTCGCTCGCTACCCGCCCAGGTGA